A region from the Candidatus Obscuribacterales bacterium genome encodes:
- a CDS encoding phage head-tail connector protein, with protein sequence MALRYPLKYNQYRGHTLTTPPASEPVTAADVKNQLEIDVADTAKDTQIELYITAAREMVEEYTGLALITQVWKLTLDHWPNDREEWWDGVRQGALNELRASGRAAQIMLPRYPLQSVDTITADGDAVTIADVFITDTQQRPGRLVIKHGATWPTTIDNANAIVIDYTAGYGANATDVPAAIRLGIIQMAAYMFEHRGDCDTASAMKMSGAQSLINSYKVLEL encoded by the coding sequence ATGGCCTTGCGCTATCCTCTGAAGTACAACCAGTACCGAGGCCATACCCTAACCACACCCCCAGCCTCTGAGCCTGTCACGGCTGCTGACGTTAAGAATCAGCTAGAGATTGATGTGGCCGACACTGCGAAAGACACGCAGATCGAGCTATACATTACAGCTGCGCGTGAGATGGTCGAGGAATATACAGGGCTCGCACTGATCACCCAGGTCTGGAAGTTGACCCTAGATCATTGGCCCAATGACCGAGAGGAATGGTGGGATGGTGTACGGCAAGGCGCACTCAACGAGCTAAGGGCATCAGGAAGGGCCGCGCAGATTATGCTGCCCCGTTATCCCCTGCAATCTGTTGACACCATCACTGCTGATGGTGACGCCGTTACGATTGCTGATGTGTTTATTACCGACACCCAGCAGCGTCCCGGCCGGTTGGTTATCAAGCATGGCGCAACTTGGCCCACCACCATTGATAACGCCAACGCTATCGTAATCGACTACACGGCAGGCTATGGGGCTAACGCTACTGATGTGCCAGCGGCTATCCGCTTGGGCATCATCCAGATGGCGGCGTATATGTTTGAGCATCGAGGTGACTGCGATACGGCAAGCGCCATGAAGATGAGCGGGGCACAATCGCTGATCAACAGTTATAAGGTGCTTGAGCTTTGA